The following are from one region of the Nostoc cf. commune SO-36 genome:
- a CDS encoding Nif3-like dinuclear metal center hexameric protein, giving the protein MKIADLITWFEAWANPAWCESWDNCGWQIEPGVLQEETRVLVCLTPTLAVMQEAIAKNANLIFAHHPLIFNPLKSLRTGEAIAEMVRLAFTHNIGIYTAHTNFDQVEDGTADVLAQILELKEVTPIESTQAGLGYGRVGLLEPFLTLQELLATIQTRLAPPNLIFSPTADLQQTISRVAVLGGSGASYISAVAKTGAQAYLTSDCKFHQFQESRDCNLILIDAGHYATERPACDRLVQKFQSLNLDWAQLSQKDEDFRQFFA; this is encoded by the coding sequence ATGAAAATTGCTGATTTAATTACTTGGTTTGAAGCATGGGCGAATCCCGCTTGGTGTGAAAGTTGGGATAATTGTGGCTGGCAGATTGAACCAGGAGTTTTGCAGGAAGAAACACGGGTTTTGGTATGTTTGACGCCGACTTTGGCGGTAATGCAGGAAGCGATCGCAAAAAATGCTAATCTAATATTCGCCCATCACCCCTTGATTTTTAATCCTCTCAAATCTTTACGCACTGGTGAAGCGATCGCCGAAATGGTACGGTTAGCTTTTACCCACAATATTGGTATTTACACTGCCCACACGAATTTCGACCAAGTGGAAGATGGGACTGCTGATGTTTTAGCTCAGATTTTAGAACTTAAAGAAGTCACTCCCATAGAATCTACACAAGCAGGATTAGGATATGGTCGTGTTGGTTTGCTAGAGCCATTTTTGACATTACAGGAATTACTAGCAACTATTCAAACCCGACTTGCGCCCCCTAATTTGATTTTTTCCCCAACTGCTGATTTACAGCAAACAATTTCACGAGTTGCCGTTTTAGGTGGTTCGGGGGCTAGTTACATTTCAGCCGTCGCCAAAACTGGTGCCCAAGCTTATCTCACTTCTGACTGTAAATTTCATCAGTTTCAAGAAAGCCGCGATTGCAATCTCATTTTAATTGATGCTGGACATTACGCTACCGAACGCCCGGCTTGCGATCGCTTGGTGCAAAAATTCCAGT